The following coding sequences are from one Aethina tumida isolate Nest 87 chromosome 2, icAetTumi1.1, whole genome shotgun sequence window:
- the LOC109601917 gene encoding ribonuclease H2 subunit C translates to MATIHIQSGKNNLDTNASDSKVQSVPFTIHADCDAQVKKYFETNVKTKEDGTLQGSFRGYPLRGEKINLPDGYVGVVLHESIRPATEKEERKFYVVNNFKSITHWNWDKIPSKNDAIRQALDWLEIAEVLHSPLVEE, encoded by the exons ATGGCTACTATACACATCCAGAGcgggaaaaataatttagataccAATGCCAGTGATAGTAAAGTACAAAGTGTACCATTTACAATACACGCAGACTGTGATGCTcaagtaaaaaagtattttgaaacCAATGTTAAAACCAAAGAGGATGGAA CACTCCAAGGTTCATTCAGGGGATATCCACTGAGaggtgaaaaaattaatttaccagATGGATATGTTGGTGTTGTCTTGCATGAAAGTATTCGGCCTGCCACTGAGAAAGAGGAAAGGAAGTTTtatgttgtaaataattttaagtccaTTACACATTGGAATTGGGACAAAATTCCCAGCAAAAATGATGCTATTAGGCAAGCACTAGATTGGCTTGAGATTGCAGAAGTA cTACATAGTCCACTGGTTGAAGAAtga
- the LOC109601920 gene encoding rRNA 2'-O-methyltransferase fibrillarin: MGRPGFSPGNRGGGGGRGGFGGGRGGGGRGGGGRGGFGGGGGRGGFGGGGGRGGFGGRGGGGRGGGRGGGGRGGGGRGGRGGGGGGFKGGKTVVIEPHRHEGVFIARGKEDALVTLNFVPGSEVYGEKRISVETDGNKLEYRVWNPFRSKLAAAILGGVDQIHMPPGSKVLYLGAASGTTVSHVSDVVGPEGLVYAVEFSHRSGRDLINVAKKRTNIIPIIEDARHPHKYRMLIGMVDTIFADVAQPDQARIVALNAQYFLKNGGHFVISIKASCIDSTAQPEAVFASEVKKLLADKLKPQEQITLEPYERDHAVVVGVYRPPPKN; the protein is encoded by the exons ATGGGTAGACCAG GATTTTCACCAGGCAATCGCGGCGGCGGTGGCGGTAGAGGAGGCTTCGGCGGCGGCCGCGGTGGTGGAGGTCGAGGTGGCGGCGGCCGTGGAGGATTTGGAGGTGGCGGTGGCCGTGGAGGATTCGGAGGAGGTGGTGGTCGAGGCGGTTTCGGAGGCCGAGGCGGCGGTGGCCGTGGAGGTGGTAGAGGAGGTGGTGGACGCGGCGGCGGTGGTCGCGGAGGAAGAGGAGGCGGTGGTGGTGGCTTCAAGGGAGGCAAAACCGTTGTAATTGAACCGCATAGGCACGAGGGAGTTTTTATTGCACGTGGAAAAGAGGATGCTTTGGTTACACTTAATTTTGTGCCAGGATCTGAGGTCTATGGAGAAAAAAGAATTTCTGTTGAG acTGATGGTAACAAATTAGAATACAGAGTGTGGAATCCTTTCAGAAGTAAATTAGCTGCAGCTATATTGGGAGGTGTTGACCAAATCCACATGCCACCTGGCAGTAAAGTATTATACTTAGGAGCAGCTTCTGGAACAACTGTTTCTCATGTATCAGATGTTGTGGGGCCAGAAGGATTAGTGTATGCTGTTGAATTTTCACACAGGTCAGGCAGAGATCTGATAAATGTAGCTAAGAAACGTACGAATATAATTCCAATCATTGAAGATGCCAGACACCCTCATAAATACAGGATGTTGATCGGTATGGTTGATACAATTTTTGCCGATGTTGCGCAACCTGACCAAGCCAGAATAGTTGCCTTAAACGCTCaatatttccttaaaaatggtggacattttgtaatttcaattaaagcaTCTTGTATTGATTCAACAGCACAACCAGAAGCTGTTTTTGCATCAGAGGTTAAAAAGTTGTTAGCTGATAAGTTGAAACCTCAAGAACAGATCACATTGGAACCATATGAAAGGGATCATGCAGTTGTGGTGGGTGTTTATCGACCACCACCCAAAAACTGA